The Brevinema andersonii genomic sequence CGCCATCTTGAAACTAATAAATCTAAGTATCTCAATCATTAAAGTTAATGAAGATGAATGCCTGATATTTCTGCAACGTATCAATCTTTCAAAGGACATAGATTAGAAAATGGAATTTTTAGGGCAGACAGAAAGCTAACAGGCTGGAATGATGTTATTATACATATAATGTTACGAAGCAGCAGAGACAACCTCATATCCCCAATAAATAAATTAGATCCGAATGCAGAACCGGATTGGGTTCTTCTTAAAGTCAGTTATTATGCTGCCATGTTTCATGATAATGACTTGCCCAAATATGTTACTTTCTATTTCTATTCAAATTTCTAAGGAAAATTTTTAACCAACACCCCTTCCCGAAATACTCGGGGAGGATTTATTTCATCAAGTACCAGATCTTCCTCATAAAACTAATATCCAGAAAAGAATTCTTCAAAGTCTTAAAGCAAATTTCGCATGACAGTAGAATTCAAATTATAAAAATTACAAAATTATTTATATCTAGATTCAATTTTGATACAGAACGTTCAGCAAGATATAGCTTCTCAAGCCTCAGATATCCGCGATTTGAATTTTAAATTATTGTAGATTTTCAGCTTTACAGTGTCACTAAATAACACTTATAACAGTACCAAACTAAACTTCCCTTAACTCCCTAGGAAAAAGAGCTTCGCTTGAAAATAGGAAAAAAAAATGTTATAATAACTCAGAATTTGAAAAGGATGACTTCTTTGACTTTTAAAAAGTTATTTTTTTTTACTGCTTTTTGTTTTTTCCCTAACTTGATATACACTCAAACTCAGGATTCTGATAATATTATTCTTCCGGACATTGATTTTTCTATTGTTGATAATAGTTCCATCAATACAGTGGATACAGAAGATGCGCTTCTTAATGATAGAAATCCTGAATTCCAAAAAGTGTATTGGGAAGAATTAACCGCAAATAGTCTAACAAGTGGATTATCCCGCAGTATATATCATACACAAAAACAAAATTTTTCAACAATAAAATTTTTATACGGTTCATTCAACACCATGAAAATCAATGCTTTATTGCAAAGATTGACCAATAATTTTTTCTATAAAATTTCTTATGACAATTTAATACGTCATCATTTATCTATCAACAATGTTCCCTATCTCCATAGCGCGCGTTATCAGAACAATTTTTTCAGTGAATTTAGTTACAACTTACCATACACTTTTTTCAAAGGGACTATCTCATATCAACAAAAAAAAATTTCTTTTTTCGGTTCTGACAAAAATCAATTTTCTCATTTTTTACCGATCTCTTTTGAAATCAAATATTGGATCAATAATAAATCTTTTATTGATACGGGTATAAAATCACAATTCTACTTGCAAAATTTCCAAACAGATCAAGGAAATACTTTGCAAAAACAATTTCTTAGTGATCTGATTCTTCACAGCACTTATCAAGCCAGTTTTACTGATTGGAATATTTTCAAAGCTGATCTTGTTTATGAATTTAACTATATTGATAAAACCACACATCAAGATATCGGTTATATTACACTATTAACAGAATTTAATCTTACCAAAGATCTCATCCTAAAATTAGGAGGTACTTTTGTTCCTTCAAATGTTCATAAATTTTTTGGCTGGCCGGAAGTATCTTTAAGCTATAATTATGGTGAAATCTTCCATATTTCTGCTAGCATGAGCGGACAATATTCGCCACTCAGCGCCCAATTACTAGCATCAGAAATTCAATTATATTCTTACAACAAAACACCTGAAACAAAATGGATTTATCAAATTTCAACAACAATTAATGCTTCATCATTTTTTGAGATTAATGGCTATTTTAAATCAGATTGTTATTTCACGAAACGTTTATATTCCTATGATTATACAGAAAATTTATATCTTTTTTCTGAAAATGGAAAAATTAATATTTTGGGATCAGGAATATCAGTAAGTACACGCTATCCAGATATTTTTGATTTATCTTTTGTATACTCTTGGGAAAACTTCCCAAAAACATGGCTTTTATACAGTCAGCATATATTTGATTTAACATCAGGATTAGGTTACAAGCCGATAGGCTTTTGGTTTGAAACGAGTTTTAAAATACTATCACCACGCATCTTAGATAAAGAATTTTCCAATAACGTGCTGCTTTTAAATTTCAAACTTAGCCAAAAAATTAAAAAGATAGCAACCCTAACACTTGAATTAGAAAATACCCTTAATCAACCTATATTCTATCGTGTTGGTGCTCCAGCTGGCGGTATTCAGGCCACAGGTGGCTTTCAATTAAACTTTAATTAAGAGGAACTTATGAAATACTTTTTTTGGTCTATTATTTTCGTTTCCGGAATTGTTTTCGGTCAGGAATTTTATAAAGTAGAAGACTTAAAACCCGGCTCCAAAGGCTACGCATTAACCGTTTTTCAAGGCACCGAACCAGAAAAAATTGATCTTGAAATCATTGATTATATGCCCAATCGTATGGCAAAAGCAGGCTTAATTCTTGTAAAGCTCTCCGGAGACAAAATAGAACGTACTCGTGTTGCTGCTGGCATGAGTGGAAGCCCGGTTTACGTAGACGACAAACTCGTAGGAGCACTAGCTTACACATGGGCTAACGCTAGAGAATTAATGGCAGGTGTCGTACCTATACAAGATATGCTTTCTGACAAAAAGCGCGGGGTAGTTATTCCAATCAATGGAAATAATAATTCTATCAATCCCATAAAAAGTGCCTGGTCACTGACAGGATTGGATGATCCGGAATTGCTTTATGCTGTTCAAAACATTGCAACTGCTCCTATTTCCGGTGTAGAATTAAACATACCGGTAAAGTCATCTCGCTTAAATAACAACGTCCCCTTAAAGCCAGGAGATTCTGTTGCTATTAAACTAATTGATGGAGATATTAATCTTGCATCTATAGGTACAGTAACCTATGTAAATGGTGAAGATGTATATATTTATGGTCATCCTATGGAACAATGGGGACCAATAACATTACCTCTAGCGAAAGCCAAAATTTATGACATTATTGCAAGTACGGAGTTATCATTCAAATTGGGAGCTGCTCAAGAAACTATTGGAGCTACTGTTTTTGATGGCTTATCATCAGTATACGGCCGCTTTGACCGCTATGCTCCTATGACTCCTGTATCTATCAGTTTTCGAAATTCTTATTATACTAATACCTACAATATTAACATCTCTCAATCGCAAAAATATTTACCTGTGTTGCTTAGTGAAGGAATTGGCTCGATTTTAAATCGAGAGTTAGGAACCAACATAGAAAAAAGAATAAAATTATCTTGGAATATGGAATTTACTAATAAAAAATCTGTTACCAATACTGCATTATGGGTAAAAAATACTATTTACGATCCTATTTCTATTAAAGGATTCTGGAAAGACTATGTATCCATTTTATGGAATAATCCCATTACCCATTTAGTTCCTGAAAAAATTACATTAACTGTAGACATTGAAGATCAGCCTTATAGTCACTACTATACGCACAACAGCAAATTAAATCGCTATGAATTTCTTCCTGGAGATACCATTTATATTCGCACTACCTTATCAGAGCCTCAAGGTGACACTTTTTTCACTAATGTGAGTTTTAAGTTGCCACAAAATTTGAAGAGTGGCCAGTATACTATTTTAATTGGAAGCGGAATCTCTATTGAAACAGAAATTAATAACACATTTTCAGAATCTCAGGCAATAAAAACAGAACAAAAACTGATTCAAGAATTACAGAAACCTATTCTAACAGAAGAATTTAAAATAGTATTAATCGACACACAAAATGCCAGTAGTATAGGAAACAGCATTTTAGAAAATATTCCTATCTCTCGCCGTTCTCTTTTTAAGACCAGAAATACTAAAGGATCAGAATTAAATTCTCCTAAATTAACAGAACAATCGATTTTTTTTGATAAGCCTATTCTTGGAATTGATTCGCTTGTAATCAATGTTATTGAGGCTAGTCCCATCAGTGCACCATAATTCCTTTAATTTTTAAGAGTGTTATCCCTTCTTCATTCATAGGAACATACCCACGATTAACAAGGTGTTGGGTATATATTTTATTATAAAAAAATGCCCCTAAAACATGCACTACAAAACCATATAATAAATTCCAACTGTTATTAGATGTCCAGATTACAGATAACATTTGAAAATTTATCAAATGACTGTTTTGAAAGATCAAAGGAGTGTTATAATTAATTGTAATATAAAGAATTAAAAGAATCAGAAACATTTTCAAGTCTCCGCGGATTAATGGAACAAATCCTCCAAAAAAAAGAGTTGTCCATGAAAATCCTAAAATCCCTATCTTTATTTCATTATTTCTTTTATTTTTTAATATAAGGGTAATTGCCATCAGATCCTCGATTTAATTTAACTGAATATCTTGCCCTAAATTAAATGATAAATCAGAATAGCCACTATTCAAAGCAACAGATATAGGAACTTGTTTAGCAGTAATTCCTAATAATTGACGTGGTCCAGGAGAACAAAAAACATCAGATTCTGCCCAGATATTTCGTCTTTCTGCAAAAAACAGAAAAGCCTGAGAGTCTAGTTTTACTAATGCTTTTTCGATCACAAACTCATCTTTTCCATGCCTACTTTCTATATTCAGCAAGCCTGTGAGTGGCAAAGCTTGGATTCTTCCTCCATGCTGAAGGTCTGTTAATGCTGCCATATAACCTGTATACTTGCTCAAAGCAAGTGATCCAGCCACAAGCCCCAAATTTAAACAATAAGCAGCATCAAACAACGTAGGAGCCCCACAACGCCCTTCATAACCAAAAAAATGGTTCATCGTATTGAATTTAAACGACTCTAAATGAGGTATTATCTTTTTTTGTTCGGAAATGCGTCTTGATACCATCTCTATAACCAGCATTTCCGTAGGAATCTGAGATAAAGGTAAATTCCCATGAGAATCCCGATCCAAAAGTAGCATCTCCTGAATATTAGGAGGTAAACTCTTATATAAACTGATATTTTCCTGATTGAGTGAAGCAATAATAAATTGATATTTCTGGGATTTATCCATTCGAGAAAAATCATCAACATTATGCCCAATAGTATGATCCATTTCCGAAAGCAGAACCCTCATTTCTGGAATAAATTCTATAAATCCCTCAGGAATAAGCACAAGACCATGATTAATTCCTTTTCCTGCGCGCTTAATGATGACTTCTGCAATTTCATTCACAACAGTTTGGAGTGATTTGTTTTTTTCTTTTATCTCTTCGGAAATAATAGTATATGCTGGTTTCGTCTGGAGAGCCGTTTCTAATGCCACATGACTAGCCGCCCGACCCATAATTTTAACAAAATGCCAATACTTCAACGAAGAAGCTGTATCCTGTAAAATATTGCCTACCATTTCCGAATAAATCTTTGTAGCTGTATCAAATCCAAATGATATTGGTAAAAGATCTCCCAATTGAAGATCGCCATCTATGGTTTTAGGTACTCCGATAACAGCTACTTTCTGAGGAGCCAAAATTTCAGCAAGTATGGCAGCATTTGTATTAGAATCATCACCTCCAACAATAATAATTGCATCTAATTGATAATGGTTTACCACTTCTTTAACTTTTTCAAACTGTTCTTCTGTTTTTATTTTTGTACGATCAGATCCCAGAAGATCAAAACCACCTGTATTAACAACTTGTAGTACTAATTCATCTGTTAACTCAAAAAAATCACCTGCTAATAGCCCTTTTGGACCAGCCTTAACGCCTAGAAGAGTATTTTTTTCTCCTAAAGCTTTTTTTATACCAACAACTATATTATGACCACCAGACGCAGGACCACCAGAAAACAATACAGCAACTCGAAGGTTTTCTACATTAATAAAAGAATCGGCAACTAAAATTTTATTTTCACTTAATGCAATGCTCTGAGGAAAGGCTTCCGCTACTGCACTTTGATCTTTCGTATTTAATATATGATCGCTTTTTTTGAATGATATAGGATTAATTTTGCCTTTATTAAGAAAAGTTTCAACAACAGGTACTGATAAATTTTTAATAAAATCTTCAAACAAAGAATGATGATTTTCCATTTTTATTAAATTTTGAACTAACTCATTCATTAATTTTCTCCTTTTTCGCTAAAAACACCCTAAAAATTTATACTTTTTCTTCAAAAACACCAAATTTTCTAAATCGATCATAGCGAGACTGCAACAATTTAGGAATACTTTTCTTTTTTAGAACTTCCAGATCGTCTAATAGATGTTTTGATAGGGTGTTCATTGTTTCTTCATGGGATCGTTGGGCACCACCTAACGGCTCTTGAATTACTCCATCAACAATACCAAATTTTTTGAGATGCGAAGCTGTATAACATAATGCTTCAGCAGCTTGTGTAGACTTTGATGAATCATGCCATAGAATGGAAGCACAAGATTCAGGAGAAATAACTGAATAAATAGAGTTTTCAAGCAATAAAACCTTATCAGCAACAGCAATACCCAATGCTCCCCCACTACCACCTTCTCCTATAATTACAGAAATAATAGGTACTTTGATTCCGAAAAATTCCATAAGATTCCGTGCGATTGCTTCACCTTGACCTCGTTCTTCAGCACCAATTCCAGGATATGCTCCGGGAGTATCCACAAAAGTAATAATAGGCTTTCGAAACTTTTGTGCAAGCTTAGCAGCACGTAATGCTTTACGATATCCTTCGGGATTAGGCATACCGA encodes the following:
- a CDS encoding acetyl-CoA carboxylase carboxyltransferase subunit alpha, whose protein sequence is MYYLDFENEIKEFDGLLAELRESPVVDMLKVEVLEKKRQERLQQIYGNLTPWQITQVARHPERPGFLDYTQGMFHDFLEFHGDRYFGDDGAIVTGWAMLGDEKVMLIGQEKGFDIDSRLKRNFGMPNPEGYRKALRAAKLAQKFRKPIITFVDTPGAYPGIGAEERGQGEAIARNLMEFFGIKVPIISVIIGEGGSGGALGIAVADKVLLLENSIYSVISPESCASILWHDSSKSTQAAEALCYTASHLKKFGIVDGVIQEPLGGAQRSHEETMNTLSKHLLDDLEVLKKKSIPKLLQSRYDRFRKFGVFEEKV
- a CDS encoding diphosphate--fructose-6-phosphate 1-phosphotransferase, whose amino-acid sequence is MNELVQNLIKMENHHSLFEDFIKNLSVPVVETFLNKGKINPISFKKSDHILNTKDQSAVAEAFPQSIALSENKILVADSFINVENLRVAVLFSGGPASGGHNIVVGIKKALGEKNTLLGVKAGPKGLLAGDFFELTDELVLQVVNTGGFDLLGSDRTKIKTEEQFEKVKEVVNHYQLDAIIIVGGDDSNTNAAILAEILAPQKVAVIGVPKTIDGDLQLGDLLPISFGFDTATKIYSEMVGNILQDTASSLKYWHFVKIMGRAASHVALETALQTKPAYTIISEEIKEKNKSLQTVVNEIAEVIIKRAGKGINHGLVLIPEGFIEFIPEMRVLLSEMDHTIGHNVDDFSRMDKSQKYQFIIASLNQENISLYKSLPPNIQEMLLLDRDSHGNLPLSQIPTEMLVIEMVSRRISEQKKIIPHLESFKFNTMNHFFGYEGRCGAPTLFDAAYCLNLGLVAGSLALSKYTGYMAALTDLQHGGRIQALPLTGLLNIESRHGKDEFVIEKALVKLDSQAFLFFAERRNIWAESDVFCSPGPRQLLGITAKQVPISVALNSGYSDLSFNLGQDIQLN
- a CDS encoding SpoIVB peptidase S55 domain-containing protein, which produces MKYFFWSIIFVSGIVFGQEFYKVEDLKPGSKGYALTVFQGTEPEKIDLEIIDYMPNRMAKAGLILVKLSGDKIERTRVAAGMSGSPVYVDDKLVGALAYTWANARELMAGVVPIQDMLSDKKRGVVIPINGNNNSINPIKSAWSLTGLDDPELLYAVQNIATAPISGVELNIPVKSSRLNNNVPLKPGDSVAIKLIDGDINLASIGTVTYVNGEDVYIYGHPMEQWGPITLPLAKAKIYDIIASTELSFKLGAAQETIGATVFDGLSSVYGRFDRYAPMTPVSISFRNSYYTNTYNINISQSQKYLPVLLSEGIGSILNRELGTNIEKRIKLSWNMEFTNKKSVTNTALWVKNTIYDPISIKGFWKDYVSILWNNPITHLVPEKITLTVDIEDQPYSHYYTHNSKLNRYEFLPGDTIYIRTTLSEPQGDTFFTNVSFKLPQNLKSGQYTILIGSGISIETEINNTFSESQAIKTEQKLIQELQKPILTEEFKIVLIDTQNASSIGNSILENIPISRRSLFKTRNTKGSELNSPKLTEQSIFFDKPILGIDSLVINVIEASPISAP